The Streptomyces sp. NBC_01255 genome window below encodes:
- a CDS encoding L,D-transpeptidase has protein sequence MEMRVMTDGKRRKSLAVAAAVLGGVLVLSACNDGDKGGSASGSPTPPSQSQVDEAAEAAKTSKAQIVIAPKTGTQNASINNDAKVTVTEGKLTDVTMTSAEGTAVKGEIAADGLSWKPSEQLERATVYKIAATAVDAEGLEAHENSSFTTVSKANSFIGNFTPEDGSTVGVGMPVSINFNKAITDKAAVQGGITVTSSSGQEVVGHWFNAQRIDFRPEKYWTEGSTVTLKLDLDGVEGADGVFGVQQKTVTFKIGRNQVSTVDVATKTMTVTQDGKTIKTIPISAGSPENPTYNGQMVISEKFKETRMNGATVGFTDDDGKGEYDIKDVPHAMRLSTSGTFIHGNYWGPDSIFGSANTSHGCVGLNDAKGAGDPNQQAAWLFDHSIVGDVVIVKNSKDKTIAPDNGLNGWNMNWADWKAGSEA, from the coding sequence ATGGAGATGCGTGTGATGACGGACGGCAAGCGCCGCAAGAGCCTGGCGGTCGCGGCCGCGGTGCTCGGCGGCGTATTGGTGCTCTCGGCGTGCAACGACGGCGACAAGGGCGGCAGCGCCTCCGGCTCCCCGACGCCACCGTCACAGTCCCAGGTCGACGAGGCCGCGGAGGCGGCGAAGACCTCCAAGGCGCAGATCGTCATCGCGCCCAAGACCGGCACGCAGAACGCGTCCATCAACAACGACGCCAAGGTCACCGTCACCGAGGGCAAGCTCACCGACGTCACCATGACGTCCGCCGAGGGCACCGCGGTCAAGGGCGAGATAGCGGCCGACGGGCTGAGCTGGAAGCCGAGCGAGCAGCTGGAGCGGGCCACGGTCTACAAGATCGCCGCCACCGCCGTGGACGCGGAGGGCCTGGAGGCCCACGAGAACTCGTCCTTCACGACGGTCTCGAAGGCGAACAGCTTCATCGGCAACTTCACCCCCGAGGACGGCTCGACCGTCGGCGTCGGCATGCCCGTCTCGATCAACTTCAACAAGGCGATCACCGACAAGGCGGCCGTCCAGGGCGGCATCACCGTCACCTCCAGCTCCGGCCAGGAGGTCGTCGGGCACTGGTTCAACGCCCAGCGCATCGACTTCCGCCCGGAGAAGTACTGGACCGAGGGCTCGACCGTCACGCTCAAGCTGGACCTCGACGGCGTCGAGGGCGCCGACGGCGTCTTCGGCGTCCAGCAGAAGACCGTCACCTTCAAGATCGGCCGCAACCAGGTCTCCACCGTCGACGTCGCCACCAAGACGATGACGGTCACCCAGGACGGCAAGACGATCAAGACGATCCCGATCTCCGCCGGCTCCCCGGAGAACCCGACCTACAACGGTCAGATGGTGATCTCCGAGAAGTTCAAGGAGACCCGGATGAACGGCGCCACGGTCGGCTTCACCGACGACGACGGCAAGGGCGAGTACGACATCAAGGACGTGCCGCACGCCATGCGTCTGTCCACGTCGGGCACGTTCATCCACGGCAACTACTGGGGCCCGGACTCGATCTTCGGCTCGGCCAACACCAGCCACGGCTGCGTCGGCCTCAACGACGCCAAGGGCGCCGGCGACCCGAACCAGCAGGCCGCCTGGCTGTTCGACCACTCGATCGTCGGTGACGTCGTGATCGTCAAGAACTCCAAGGACAAGACGATCGCCCCCGACAACGGCCTCAACGGCTGGAACATGAACTGGGCCGACTGGAAGGCCGGCTCGGAGGCCTGA